One window from the genome of Tachypleus tridentatus isolate NWPU-2018 chromosome 11, ASM421037v1, whole genome shotgun sequence encodes:
- the LOC143232152 gene encoding U-scoloptoxin(01)-Cw1a-like has translation MKTLVVWVCFVVALVNGERAKREAYDLPDGVQLLVGNLKHSFVCSSDGYYADVENECKIFHVCKSKLFPDGKQKMLQWSFLCGNQTIFNQMSFTCALPEESVLCKNAPDFFYLNNNVGEINVPFLIEDDIQRAKPLIPGLSFNPQPQAPPSRGRIPQRG, from the exons ATGAAAACACTGGTTGTCTGGG tttgttttgtcgTCGCTCTAGTAAATGGTGAACGG GCGAAACGTGAAGCCTATGATTTACCAGATGGCGTCCAGTTACTTGTAGGAAATCTGAAGCATTCATTTGTTTGTTCGAGCGATGGTTACTATGCTGATGTTGAAAATGAATGCAAGATTTTTCATGTCTGCAAATCCAAACTTTTTCCTGATGGAAAGCAAAAAATGTTGCAATGGAGCTTCTTGTGTGGCAACCAGACCATTTTCAACCAAATGTCGTTCACGTGCGCTCTTCCAGAAGAGTCCGTACTGTGCAAGAATGCACCAGACTTTTTCTACTTGAACAACAATGTTGGCGAAATAAATGTCCCATTCTTAATTGAGGATGACATCCAACGCGCTAAGCCTTTAATTCCAGGCTTATCCTTTAACCCACAGCCCCAAGCGCCTCCTTCCAGAGGAAGAATACCTCAGAGAGGATAG
- the LOC143231363 gene encoding zinc finger BED domain-containing protein 5-like encodes MKPCKLKIHLEKKHTGEKDKPVEYFKKLRDDFQARKTVSQLFNNKVCKMSDGLLASYEISKIIAKAGKPHNVGETVILPAVSVIISSVMKQNASEITNCIPLSNSSVSRRIDEMAEDVEKQLIAHLQVKQFALQLDESTLRDNEAILLAYENNIPLKNIIACATDGAPSMTGRYKGFIAHLKKAVPEVFCIHYVIHRQHLVAKKMSARLHDALTVVIQVVNHIKSNSLRDRLLHELCKQNGEEFERLVLHTEVRWLSKGNCLQCFTALWYSIVSFLANTQLGEQLLANKCDVFFLSDIFEKLNSLNKQLQGKDSDLISSKSAIVAFLRKLQLYKNNIRRRAFEQFPCLASVSSDLLDEDLALYGEYMKNMHKDMQTRFSDLLMMVIPTWVSIPFEVNVTDIDISLQEPLIELQSDEIMRAKFKDGKYNVWKTNDVATKYPLLWDKAQLYVIAFPTSYLVELGFSRVSQLLSKARNRLDIVKRGDLRLSLTSMEPDIKKLAEQHQPQGSH; translated from the exons ATGAAACCTTGTAAACTAAAAATCCATCTAGAAAAGAAGCACACAGGAGAGAAAGATAAACCAgtagaatactttaaaaaacttCGTGATGATTTCCAAGCTAGAAAAACAGTGTCTcaattgtttaataacaaagtgtgTAAAATGAGTGATGGTTTACTGGCATCATATGAAATTAGCAAAATAATAGCAAAGGCAGGAAAACCCCATAATGTTGGTGAAACAGTAATTCTACCAGCAGTGTCTGTTATAATTTCGTcagttatgaaacaaaatgcaaGTGAAATTACTAATTGCATCCCTTTAAGCAACTCTTCTGTGTCACGACGCATTGATGAAATGGCAGAGGATGTAGAAAAACAATTGATAGCCCATTTGCAAGTGAAACAGTTTGCCCTTCAACTTGATGAATCCACTTTAAGAGATAATGAGGCCATTTTATTAGCATAT GAAAACAATATTCCACTCAAAAATATAATCGCTTGTGCTACTGATGGTGCACCATCTATGACAGGCAGATACAAAGGTTTTATTGCACATTTAAAAAAAGCTGTCCCAGAAGTATTTTGTATTCACTACGTAATACACCGTCAACACTTAGTTGCAAAGAAAATGAGTGCACGTTTGCATGATGCCCTTACTGTCGTAATACAAGTAGTTAACCATATTAAATCAAATTCTCTCCGAGACCGCCTTTTACATGAATTATGTAAGCAAAATGGAGAAGAGTTTGAGCGGCTTGTATTACATACAGAGGTGAGATGGCTATCAAAGGGGAATTGTCTTCAGTGTTTCACTGCACTTTGGTATTCTATTGTTTCCTTTCTTGCTAACACACAACTTGGAGAACAGCTGCTTGCAAATAAATGtgatgtgtttttcttatcagatatatttgaaaaattgaatTCACTTAATAAACAGCTCCAAGGAAAAGATTCTGATCTGATATCTAGTAAAAGTGCTATTGTTGCTTTTCTGAGGAAACTACAGTTGTATAAGAATAATATCAGGCGTCGTGCATTTGAACAGTTTCCTTGTTTGGCCTCTGTTAGCAGCGATTTGCTAGATGAAGATCTTGCATTATATGgtgaatatatgaaaaatatgcaTAAAGATATGCAAACTCGGTTTAGTGACCTACTCATGATGGTTATACCGACTTGGGTTTCAATTCCTTTCGAAGTTAATGTTACCGATATCGACATATCTTTGCAAGAGCCTCTCATCGAATTACAAAGTGATGAAATAATGCGTGCAAAATTCAAAGATGGAAAGTACAATGTATGGAAGACAAATGATGTTGCTACAAAGTACCCTTTGCTCTGGGATAAAGCACAGCTCTACGTTATTGCTTTTCCAACATCTTATCTTGTTGAATTGGGATTTAGTCGTGTTTCTCAACTGTTATCAAAAGCTCGCAATAGACTTGACATTGTGAAAAGAGGTGATCTTCGACTATCATTAACATCGATGGAACCAGATATAAAAAAACTCGCCGAGCAGCATCAACCACAGGGATCTCATTGA